One Embleya scabrispora DNA window includes the following coding sequences:
- a CDS encoding roadblock/LC7 domain-containing protein, whose protein sequence is MTEQPTLNWLVEKCAAETHGVRGIVAFSDDGITTAWHAATRALAERLAAAGTALRSLGTGIGDAAELGAVKKQFIEFDDGFVFLISAGRHVHAAVLADRDVDSGMVTGHLHKLLTEIRANLDERPPTPPAPIATRPAAHDATPLAARRTRPDDTGRRSDRDPGDGGGGVR, encoded by the coding sequence ATGACCGAGCAGCCCACGTTGAACTGGCTCGTCGAGAAGTGCGCCGCAGAGACCCACGGTGTGCGCGGGATCGTGGCCTTCAGCGACGACGGCATCACCACGGCCTGGCACGCCGCCACGCGGGCTCTGGCCGAGCGTCTGGCCGCGGCCGGCACCGCCCTGCGATCCCTGGGTACGGGGATCGGCGACGCCGCGGAACTGGGGGCGGTGAAAAAGCAGTTCATCGAATTCGACGACGGCTTCGTGTTCCTGATCAGCGCGGGCCGGCACGTCCACGCCGCAGTCCTGGCCGACCGCGACGTCGACTCGGGCATGGTCACCGGGCACCTGCACAAACTCCTGACCGAGATCCGCGCGAACCTGGACGAACGCCCGCCCACCCCGCCCGCCCCCATCGCCACCCGGCCCGCCGCGCACGACGCCACACCCCTGGCCGCGCGCCGTACCCGCCCCGACGACACCGGTCGCCGGAGCGACCGTGACCCCGGGGACGGCGGGGGTGGGGTGCGGTGA
- a CDS encoding DUF742 domain-containing protein — MSSGQDHPVADYVVTRGRAHPTHRGLTLTTLLHAPVAEPTDTGATRGEPLRTEHRRILRLCTGLLSLAEVSAHLTRAPAVVKVLVADLIDRDLIVTRAPPPPTPGPDPTVMKAVLDGLRRL; from the coding sequence GTGAGCTCGGGGCAGGACCATCCGGTCGCCGACTACGTCGTCACCCGCGGCCGCGCACACCCCACCCACCGCGGCCTGACGTTGACCACGCTCCTGCACGCGCCCGTCGCCGAACCCACCGACACCGGCGCCACGCGCGGCGAGCCGCTGCGGACGGAGCACCGCCGGATCCTGCGGCTGTGCACCGGACTGCTCTCCCTGGCCGAGGTCTCCGCCCACCTGACCCGCGCACCCGCCGTCGTCAAGGTCCTGGTCGCCGACCTGATCGACCGCGACCTGATCGTCACCCGCGCGCCTCCACCTCCCACCCCCGGCCCCGATCCCACCGTGATGAAGGCGGTCCTCGATGGACTCAGGCGCCTCTAA
- a CDS encoding GTP-binding protein: MDSGASNPRHLPDTVTTVVKFLIAGSFGVGKTTLVGAVSEIPPLRTEETLTTATAGVDDLTGLPDKRTTTVGVDFGRLTLADWLTLYLFGTPGQQRFWHLWDDLVVGTHGIVLLVDTRRLDHSFAALERVEDTGVPFVVAVNTFPDTPHHPESALRQALDLPDHIPLTRCDARDHTSARNVLITLAEHITTTAATPTTTLRTATS, translated from the coding sequence ATGGACTCAGGCGCCTCTAACCCCCGGCACCTGCCGGACACCGTCACCACCGTGGTCAAATTCCTCATCGCCGGCTCCTTCGGCGTCGGCAAGACCACCCTGGTCGGCGCCGTCAGCGAAATCCCGCCGCTGCGCACCGAGGAGACGCTGACCACCGCCACCGCCGGGGTGGACGACCTCACCGGACTGCCCGACAAGAGGACCACCACGGTCGGGGTGGACTTCGGGCGCCTGACCCTCGCCGACTGGCTCACGCTCTACCTGTTCGGCACCCCCGGACAGCAACGCTTCTGGCACCTGTGGGACGACCTCGTCGTCGGTACCCACGGCATCGTCCTGCTCGTCGACACCCGCCGCCTGGACCACAGCTTCGCCGCCCTCGAACGTGTCGAGGACACGGGCGTGCCGTTCGTCGTCGCCGTCAACACCTTCCCCGACACCCCCCACCATCCCGAATCGGCACTGCGCCAGGCCCTCGACCTGCCCGACCACATCCCCCTCACCCGTTGCGACGCCCGCGACCACACCTCGGCCCGCAATGTCCTGATCACCCTCGCCGAACACATCACCACCACCGCCGCAACGCCCACGACCACGCTTCGGACCGCAACGTCCTGA
- a CDS encoding cytochrome P450, producing MTPHPDPDNPERLDPTDPEPVGVAPPPGCPAHRPTASRVEFARATALFGPAVDDMDTLYTTLRTIHGPVAPVLLAPGIGAWLVLGYHALTEMLRDAHRFPRSPLNWKDLTTGVVPEDCGLRPMMANRPHNVAFVDGPDHQRLRRIVEDSLNAAATPRLRRDLRTTCDHVIDTFADRGETDLIADYATVVPLRCFARLFGLPPDQDDELARAMHKLFDSQADSQAGDRAFEQILAELLHHRRTHPGDDLTTWLLRSELRDEELLPQLVVMLSAGCETLANLIGSTLRLKLVDPRFAHSLTGGRRTVNQAIDEALTCFPPLRNFPGRYLAHDTTLAGRTLRAGDALLLGIGGAHTDPAVTPTDPADALGHGNGAHLAFGAGTHACPAVPQARLIAGIAVSAVLDRLPDLTCTVPPEALRLRPSPWSTALEALPARFTAAAPAGNP from the coding sequence GTGACCCCCCACCCCGACCCCGACAACCCCGAACGCCTCGACCCCACCGACCCCGAGCCGGTCGGCGTCGCGCCCCCGCCGGGCTGCCCCGCCCACCGCCCCACCGCGTCCCGCGTCGAATTCGCGCGCGCCACAGCCCTGTTCGGACCCGCCGTCGACGACATGGACACCCTCTACACCACCCTGCGCACGATCCACGGACCCGTTGCCCCGGTCCTGCTCGCCCCCGGCATCGGTGCCTGGCTCGTCCTGGGCTACCACGCCCTGACCGAGATGCTCCGCGACGCCCACCGCTTCCCCCGCAGCCCCCTGAACTGGAAAGACCTCACCACCGGCGTCGTCCCCGAAGACTGCGGTCTGCGGCCGATGATGGCCAACAGACCCCACAACGTCGCCTTCGTCGACGGCCCCGACCACCAACGCCTGCGCCGCATCGTCGAAGACAGCCTGAACGCCGCCGCCACCCCACGCCTGCGCCGCGACCTGCGCACCACGTGCGACCACGTCATCGACACCTTCGCCGACCGCGGCGAGACGGACCTGATCGCGGACTACGCCACCGTCGTGCCGCTGCGCTGCTTCGCCCGCCTGTTTGGCCTCCCGCCCGACCAGGACGACGAACTCGCCCGCGCGATGCACAAGCTGTTCGACTCCCAGGCCGACTCCCAGGCCGGGGACCGCGCGTTCGAACAGATCCTCGCCGAACTCCTGCACCACCGCCGCACCCACCCCGGCGACGACCTCACCACCTGGCTGCTGAGATCCGAACTCCGCGACGAGGAACTCCTGCCGCAACTCGTCGTCATGCTCTCCGCCGGCTGCGAGACCCTGGCCAACCTCATCGGCTCCACCCTGCGCCTGAAACTCGTCGACCCCCGCTTCGCCCACTCCCTCACCGGGGGACGCCGCACCGTCAACCAGGCCATCGACGAAGCACTGACTTGCTTCCCACCGCTGCGGAACTTCCCCGGCCGCTACCTCGCCCACGACACCACCCTCGCCGGGCGCACCCTTCGCGCCGGCGACGCCCTCCTGCTCGGCATCGGCGGCGCCCACACCGACCCCGCCGTCACCCCCACCGACCCCGCGGACGCCCTCGGCCACGGCAACGGCGCCCACCTCGCCTTCGGCGCCGGCACCCACGCCTGCCCCGCCGTCCCCCAGGCCCGCCTCATCGCCGGCATCGCCGTCTCCGCCGTCCTCGACCGCCTCCCCGACCTCACCTGCACCGTCCCACCGGAAGCGCTGCGCCTGCGACCGTCGCCGTGGAGCACCGCCCTGGAGGCGCTGCCCGCACGGTTCACCGCCGCCGCGCCCGCGGGTAACCCCTAG
- a CDS encoding cytochrome P450 family protein, with amino-acid sequence MLLPGDVPAWIVLGDDTLRLALTHPHVVKDYRAWNRWGTIPADWPLIGMVKVDNAVTADGPEHARLRAPLRTALNPRRVLALEAHVHTLTDRFLDRAAALPGPVDLRAHLAAPLPLAVLGHLLGIPDGELEDLSRLVRSIFTSTAAPDEVVATQQAITRRLEDLVAVRRAHPGDDLTTDLIAHHDRGDLTGEELVGTLWLAIAAGYETTTGLLVNAVHTLLTHTDQRALATRTPDDGDTDPWADVVNETLRWNSPVGHFLMRYTTREVTLAGTTIPAGDAVIASYTAAGRDRSVHGEDADRFDITRRPAAGLLSFGHGPHFCPGAPLARLQARICLRTLFTRFPHLALDTTARPPRPVPSLVANTLDSLPVRLH; translated from the coding sequence GTGTTGTTGCCCGGCGACGTCCCCGCCTGGATTGTCCTGGGCGACGACACCCTGCGCCTGGCCCTCACCCACCCGCACGTCGTCAAGGACTACCGCGCCTGGAACCGGTGGGGCACCATCCCCGCCGACTGGCCGCTGATCGGCATGGTCAAGGTCGACAACGCCGTCACCGCCGACGGACCCGAACACGCCCGCCTGCGCGCCCCGTTGCGCACAGCCCTCAACCCCCGACGCGTCCTCGCCCTCGAAGCCCACGTCCACACCCTCACCGACCGGTTCCTGGACCGGGCGGCCGCCCTGCCGGGACCGGTGGACCTGCGCGCCCACCTCGCAGCGCCCCTGCCGCTGGCCGTCCTCGGACATCTCCTGGGCATCCCGGACGGCGAACTCGAGGACCTGAGCCGCCTGGTCCGGAGCATCTTCACGTCCACCGCCGCACCCGACGAGGTGGTGGCCACCCAACAGGCCATCACCCGGCGCCTGGAGGACCTGGTCGCGGTGCGCCGGGCCCACCCCGGGGACGACCTGACGACCGACCTGATCGCGCATCACGACCGGGGCGACCTCACCGGCGAGGAACTCGTCGGCACGCTGTGGCTGGCGATCGCGGCCGGCTACGAGACGACCACCGGCCTGCTCGTCAACGCCGTCCACACCCTGCTCACCCACACCGACCAACGCGCCCTCGCCACCCGCACACCCGACGACGGCGACACCGACCCATGGGCGGACGTCGTCAACGAAACCCTGCGCTGGAACAGCCCCGTCGGCCACTTCCTCATGCGCTACACCACCCGCGAGGTGACCCTGGCCGGCACCACCATCCCAGCCGGCGACGCCGTCATCGCCTCCTACACCGCCGCCGGCCGCGACCGGTCCGTCCACGGCGAGGACGCCGACCGCTTCGACATCACCCGCCGACCCGCCGCAGGCCTGCTCTCCTTCGGCCACGGCCCGCACTTTTGCCCCGGCGCGCCGCTGGCCCGCCTCCAGGCCCGGATCTGCCTGCGAACCCTGTTCACCCGCTTCCCTCACCTCGCCCTCGACACCACCGCGCGCCCGCCGCGCCCGGTTCCGTCCCTGGTCGCCAACACCCTGGACAGCCTCCCCGTCCGCCTGCACTGA
- a CDS encoding phosphotransferase, which produces MPRRHPWTELPSSVREKIELHTGPLRWTRAPEFGKSSEFSATLHAAGGPVFCKGVRVDRPYAWTHRNEAAVAPFLPAMLAPQLLWEVTQDGWLMLGFEYVPGGHPSLVPTSCDLDEIGDLVVTMSEALTPCPTAARHSIADRWGGAPGWSAVHALSPADLDPWAREHLAVLATLERGAWLDGDTLVHADLHPAHMLAEDGRVRVIDWARSGRGAAWIDTAHVVVRLIHDGHTPEAAEAWAMHVPAFAKAQEPVITAFAAKLAGMGEYIARSPRARPHTRALADTARRWARHRLG; this is translated from the coding sequence ATGCCCCGTCGCCACCCCTGGACCGAACTTCCCTCGTCCGTCCGGGAGAAGATCGAACTGCACACCGGACCCCTGCGCTGGACCCGTGCTCCCGAGTTCGGGAAGTCCTCGGAGTTCTCCGCGACGCTCCACGCCGCCGGTGGTCCGGTGTTCTGCAAGGGCGTCCGCGTGGATCGCCCGTATGCGTGGACGCACCGCAACGAAGCCGCCGTGGCCCCGTTCCTGCCCGCGATGCTCGCCCCGCAACTGCTGTGGGAGGTTACGCAGGACGGGTGGCTGATGCTCGGATTCGAGTACGTCCCCGGCGGGCATCCGTCGCTGGTGCCGACCTCCTGTGACCTGGACGAGATCGGCGATCTGGTGGTCACCATGTCCGAGGCGCTGACACCGTGCCCGACGGCCGCGCGGCATTCGATCGCCGACCGGTGGGGTGGTGCGCCGGGATGGTCCGCCGTCCATGCCCTGTCGCCCGCCGATCTCGACCCGTGGGCACGCGAACACTTGGCGGTGCTGGCGACGCTCGAACGCGGCGCCTGGCTCGACGGCGACACCCTCGTACATGCCGATCTGCACCCGGCGCACATGCTCGCCGAGGACGGGCGGGTGCGGGTGATCGACTGGGCCCGGTCGGGCCGCGGCGCCGCGTGGATCGACACCGCCCACGTCGTCGTCCGCCTCATCCACGACGGCCACACCCCTGAGGCCGCGGAGGCGTGGGCGATGCACGTGCCGGCGTTCGCCAAGGCGCAGGAGCCGGTGATCACCGCGTTCGCGGCGAAGCTCGCCGGGATGGGGGAGTACATCGCCCGCTCGCCCCGAGCCCGCCCCCACACGCGCGCGCTCGCCGACACCGCCCGCCGGTGGGCCCGCCACCGACTGGGCTGA
- a CDS encoding SAM-dependent methyltransferase, producing MTDHDNTDNTATAPEGAARPRPSHLYNGYLGGRDNYGAEREAADRLMKMIPGIDKAAEENRQFVLRAVHRLVGEGIDQILDLGAGMPADPNVHEVARAQNPEARVVYVDNEDVVLAHGRAFLEDHRTTVIAGDVRRPHRILEDPALRATLDLERPVVLVLGAVLHFVDDDEDPYGIVAAFRDAAAPGSRLVVSHVTDEGPPPEQVKILIDAYAQATAQLTVRSPAAIAAFFDGFSLDEHGLTRPGLWSPDEVSGPCTHWQLAGVGRLATR from the coding sequence ATGACCGACCACGACAACACGGACAACACCGCGACGGCACCGGAAGGCGCCGCGCGGCCCCGGCCGTCCCACCTGTACAACGGCTACCTGGGGGGCAGGGACAACTACGGGGCCGAGCGCGAGGCCGCGGACCGCCTGATGAAGATGATTCCCGGCATCGACAAAGCCGCCGAGGAGAACCGGCAGTTCGTCCTGCGCGCGGTGCACCGTCTCGTGGGGGAGGGGATCGACCAGATCCTCGACCTGGGCGCGGGCATGCCCGCGGACCCCAACGTGCACGAGGTCGCCCGGGCGCAGAACCCCGAGGCGCGGGTGGTCTACGTCGACAACGAGGACGTCGTGCTGGCCCACGGGCGGGCGTTCCTCGAGGACCACCGCACCACGGTGATCGCCGGGGACGTGCGCCGGCCGCACCGGATCCTGGAGGATCCCGCCCTGCGCGCGACGCTCGACCTCGAACGCCCGGTCGTCCTCGTGCTGGGGGCCGTTCTGCACTTCGTGGACGACGACGAGGACCCGTACGGCATCGTCGCCGCGTTCCGCGACGCCGCGGCGCCCGGGAGCCGCCTGGTGGTCTCGCACGTCACCGACGAGGGGCCGCCCCCCGAACAGGTGAAAATCCTGATCGACGCCTACGCGCAGGCCACCGCCCAGCTCACGGTCCGCTCCCCCGCCGCGATCGCCGCGTTCTTCGACGGGTTCTCCCTGGACGAGCACGGTTTGACCCGGCCCGGCCTGTGGAGCCCGGACGAGGTGTCAGGACCGTGCACGCACTGGCAGCTCGCGGGCGTGGGCCGCCTCGCCACGCGCTGA